The DNA segment CCCTGAAATTTGTACATTGGGCGAAACGCTCGCGGAAGCCAAAGCCATGGCCGAAGACGCCCTCCGTTGTTATCTGGAAAGCGCCGTGCAATTGGGGGAAGAAACGCCTAATTTCAATTTCCC comes from the Cytophagia bacterium CHB2 genome and includes:
- a CDS encoding type II toxin-antitoxin system HicB family antitoxin: MHNYTVFFEPLGEGGYNVVVPAIPEICTLGETLAEAKAMAEDALRCYLESAVQLGEETPNFNFPNK